A genomic segment from Pangasianodon hypophthalmus isolate fPanHyp1 chromosome 25, fPanHyp1.pri, whole genome shotgun sequence encodes:
- the aars2 gene encoding alanine--tRNA ligase, mitochondrial, producing MLRTPFSLIPPIVLGLVYSMETFLQPIGEVTVSYSSQSRRRGGVCTITDSTRHRPMSTSKMAARVGVLRLNLVRLKTLCASVRRCSALSHTPVLEEFTAKRVRQTFVEFFRQEYRHRLVPSSPVRPRGDPSLLFVNAGMNQFKPVLLGCADPRSEMASYRRVVNSQKCVRAGGKHNDLEDVGRDVYHHTFFEMLGNWSFGDYFKVEACTMAWRLLTEVYGIPAERLYVSYFSGDAASGLPPDKETRQIWLSLGVHPDRILPFAMKDNFWEMGETGPCGPCTEIHYDHVGGRNAAALVNMDSPDVVEIWNLVFMQYNREGDGSLHPLPQCSVDTGMGLERLVTVLQGKRSNYDTDLFTPLLTAIHKCSKAAAYAGRTGEDDKGRVDMAYRVVADHIRTLCVCIADGVYPGMSGAELVLRRILRRAVRFSTEVLQAPEGALASLVPTVAHILGDAYPELHEETDRIVEIVNANEAQFLSSLKQGRRVIDRTLNKMDRSDVEFPAAVAWSLHRNLGFPLDLIDLMLEERSMSVDKRGVERLAAEHEKLQSQSEGGAGERGLHSDLQNLSELQSRGIPHTDDSPKYSYILQPDGTYAFPPCRASVLALYSDQGLVSEVTEGQRCSVLLDRTCFYAEQGGQTHDTGYFTKDGLQDVLFPVECVRVAGGYVVHEVTAADTLRTGDLVELHVDEAQRLACMVKHTATHVLNFALRELLGSEVVQRGSHVTADRLRFDFSSKASLSVSQLQEVEQMIQTIIQRNDVVHTQEVPLAQANQIAGLRTVDEVYPDPVRVVSVGVPVSELLSGDSHKRASVELCCGTHLRRTGGIQDLVIVSERQMVKGISRIIAVTGDSAKNAREEGQALLAETDSLTARITAGHAPSLATAQRLSKEVGLLTDAVESTPIPQWQRKEIQTRLKALQRRTNTTIRKLELKEAAAKAQELLNRHSDKAVLVDTLDTDSISVVMKTVNQLSERTPHTLVMLLSHLQPSGRVLCACQVPKGQTAISASEWALAVCSRLGGNAGGSATVAKGVGIATDSTSLLDTLRWAEEFAHSKR from the exons ATGTTGCGGACGCCGTTTTCCTTAATCCCGCCTATTGTTCTAGGATTGGTTTATTCTATGGAAACATTCCTCCAGCCAATTGGAGAGGTTACAGTATCATATAGTAGCCAATCACGGCGAAGAGGCGGGGTTTGTACGATTACGGATTCGACAAGACACCGCCCCATGTCAACAAGCAAGATGGCGGCGCGCGTCGGCGTCTTGCGGTTGAACTTGGTCCGTTTGAAGACGTTGTGTGCGAGTGTGAGGAGATGTTCGGCGCTGTCCCACACTCCGGTTCTCGAGGAATTTACAGCCAAACGCGTGCGACAGACTTTTGTGGAGTTTTTCAGGCAGGAGTATAGACACAGGCTTGTTCCGTCGTCCCCGGTGCGGCCCAGAGGAGACCCGAGTCTGCTGTTCGTCAACGCGGGAATGAATCAG tttaaGCCCGTGTTGCTGGGCTGTGCTGACCCACGCAGTGAGATGGCCTCGTACCGGCGTGTGGTGAACAGTCAGAAGTGTGTACGCGCTGGCGGAAAACACAACGACCTGGAGGACGTGGGCAGAGACGTGTACCATCACACCTTCTTCGAGATGCTGGGCAACTGGTCGTTTGGAGACTACTTCAAG GTAGAAGCTTGCACGATGGCCTGGCGCTTGTTAACAGAAGTGTACGGGATCCCGGCCGAGCGTCTCTACGTGTCCTATTTCTCCGGCGACGCGGCGAGCGGCCTGCCTCCGGACAAAGAGACGCGACAGATCTGGCTTAGCCTCGG TGTACACCCGGATCGCATCCTTCCGTTCGCAATGAAGGATAATTTCTGGGAGATGGGCGAGACGGGACCATGCGGCCCGTGCACCGAGATCCACTACGACCACGTAGGAGGTCGGAACGCCGCTGCGCTCGTCAACATGGACAGTCCGGACGTGGTGGAGATCTGGAATTTGGTGTTCATGCAGTACAATAG agagggCGACGGAAGCCTGCATCCTCTCCCCCAGTGCAGCGTGGATACCGGAATGGGATTGGAGAGACTCGTCACTGTGCTACAAGGGAAACGCTCCAATTACGACACAGACCTGTTCACACCGCTACTGACTGCCATCCATAAG TGCAGCAAAGCCGCCGCCTACGCAGGAAGGACGGGCGAGGACGACAAAGGCCGAGTGGACATGGCGTACCGCGTGGTCGCTGATCACATCCGCACGCTGTGCGTGTGTATCGCAGACGGAGTGTATCCCGGGATGAGCGGGGCAGA GCTGGTTTTGCGGCGCATACTGCGCCGAGCCGTGCGCTTCTCTACAGAAGTGTTGCAGGCTCCCGAGGGTGCGCTGGCGAGCCTGGTGCCCACCGTTGCCCACATCCTG GGTGACGCTTATCCTGAACTGCACGAGGAAACTGACAGG ATCGTGGAAATCGTTAACGCAAACGAGGCGCAGTTTCTGTCCTCCCTTAAGCAGGGCCGGAGAGTGATCGACAGGACGCTGAATAAGATGGACAGAAGTGATGTCGAGTTTccag CTGCTGTGGCCTGGTCCCTGCACAGGAACCTGGGTTTCCCGCTCGACCTCATTGACCTCATGCTGGAGGAGCGCAGCATGTCCGTGGACAAACGTGGAGTGGAGCGGCTCGCGGCCGAACACGAAAAG TTACAGAGTCAGTCTGAAGGGGGCGCTGGAGAACGAGGACTCCATTCGGACTTGCAGAATCTCTCAGAGCTGCAGAGCAGAGGAATTCCTCACACGGACGACTCTCCGAAATACAGCTACATCCTGCAGCCCGACGGCACTTACG CATTCCCTCCATGTAGAGCCTCAGTGTTGGCGCTGTACAGCGATCAGGGTCTGGTATCCGAGGTGACGGAGGGTCAGAGGTGTTCGGTGCTGCTCGACCGAACCTGCTTCTACGCCGAGCAGGGCGGCCAGACGCATGACACCGGCTACTTCACCAAGGACGGGCTCCAG gacgtgctgttccCTGTGGAGTGTGTACGTGTGGCTGGAGGCTACGTGGTGCACGAGGTCACTGCAGCTGACACTCTGAGAACCGGCGACCTGGTAGAGCTTCATGTGGATGAG GCTCAGCGTCTGGCCTGCATGGTGAAGCACACGGCCACTCACGTGCTCAACTTTGCCCTGCGAGAGCTGCTGGGGTCAGAGGTCGTTCAGAGAGGCTCGCACGTCACTGCAGACCGACTGCGCTTCGACTTCAGCTCCAAG gccTCTCTGAGTGTATCACAGCTGCAGGAAGTGGAGCAGATGATCCAGACCATCATCCAACGGAACGACGTGGTCCACACACAGGAAGTGCCTTTAGCTcaagccaatcagattgcaggaCTGAGAACTGTAGATGAG GTGTATCCTGACCCAGTTCGTGTCGTGTCCGTGGGCGTCCCTGTGTCCGAGCTGCTCAGTGGCGATTCACACAAACGCGCCTCTGTAGAGCTCTGCTGCGGCAC GCATTTGCGGCGGACCGGAGGAATCCAGGACCTCGTGATCGTGTCTGAGCGGCAGATGGTGAAGGGAATCAGTCGCATTATAGCTGTGACTGGAGACAGCGCCAAAAAC GCTCGGGAAGAGGGGCAAGCACTGCTGGCGGAGACGGACTCTCTGACGGCTCGCATCACagctggccacgccccctcacTGGCAACCGCACAGAGGCTCTCTAAAGAGGTCGGCCTCCTGACCGAT GCTGTAGAGAGCACTCCTATCCCACAGTGGCAGAGAAAAGAGATCCAGACTCGGCTAAAGGCTTTACAGAGGCGCACCAACACCACCATCCGCAAGTTGGAGCTCAAAGAG GCTGCTGCTAAGGCACAGGAACTGTTGAACAGACACTCTGATAAAGCTGTGCTGGTGGACACACTGGACACCGACTCCATATCT GTGGTGATGAAGACTGTAAACCAGCTGAGCGAGCGCACTCCACACACTCTGGTCATGCTCCTGTCTCACCTTCAGCCATCAGGGAGAGTGCTCTGTGCATGTCAGGTGCCTAag gGTCAGACTGCCATCTCTGCAAGTGAATGGGCTCTGGCTGTTTGCAGCCGCCTGGGCGGGAATGCGGGCGGCTCGGCAACTGTTGCTAAGGGGGTCGGCATAGCAACTGACTCTACCAGCCTCCTGGACACATTGCGCTGGGCGGAGGAGTTTGCACACAGCAAACGTTAA
- the LOC128317441 gene encoding sialoadhesin-like, with translation MLSRTAGDITAAVILMLLTGVQARRSVTLSSQSLCAVTGSTVKIPCTYSRYYYSSVTQREWYRVQSSEREARVLNKDPQYSGRVSVSTMMSSCELTLRNVRVSDSGVYNFRFKMHRSDWRSSSSGVHLTVTDLQVKVDPNTVGQREVKVTCSSTCSLRTHSFYWYRNGRYSRSTNDTSFMLDSTRPSNGGSYSCRVYESLSRSPPVCVLGKECWGVTYNLDHVCALKDSSIDLSCSYKHPAGHTVIKSVWFIKVQADAEAVDVREDEEYRGRVQYTHSSQNNCSLRITNLTERDAQTYRFRFYTHQDKYTGQPGVTLSVTDLKVTVSDSGSEQKTLSCITTCTLSNNPTYIWYKNGERVSDCKSASCSVAAVSGAVSYSCAVEGHDSLLSPPVCVLGQDCWGVTYTPDHVCALKDTSIDLSCSYKHPAGLTVIKSVWFIKEQADAEAVDVREDEEYQGRVQYTHSSQNNCSLRITNLTERDAQTYRFRFYTDDPQGKYTGQPGVSLSVTDLKITVLDSGRGQKTLSCITTCTLSNNPTYIWYKNGQRVSDCKSASCSVAAVSGAVSYSCAVEGHDSLLSPPVYSPKNTRAVVLSSGDTVEGGSVTLSCSSDANPPVLNYTWFKQRADADTLLTTGQNYSISNISSQHSGLYYCTARNQLGQHNSTPTHLDVLRKRSVSLLCNYKEDVLSKIN, from the exons ATGTTGTCCAGAACGGCAGGAGatattacagcagcagtaatCCTCATGTTACTGACAG gagTACAAGCTCGGCGCAGTGTAACTCTCTCCTCTCAGAGTctctgtgctgttactggaTCCACTGTAAAAATCCCCTGTACATATTCAAGGTATTATTATTCCAGTGTCACACAAAGAGAGTGGTATCGAGTCCAGAGCTCTGAAAGAGAAGCACGAGTCCTGAACAAAGATCCACAATACTCAGGACGAGTGTCTGTAAGCACAATGATGTCTAGCTGTGAGCTGACACTGAGgaatgtgagagtgagtgacTCTGGAGTTTATAACTTCAGATTTAAAATGCACAGAAGTGACTGGAGATCATCCTCATCTGGAGttcatctgactgttacag ACTTGCAGGTGAAGGTGGATCCTAACACTGTAGGACAGAGAGAAGTGAAAGTGACCTGTAGCTCCACCTGCAGcctcagaacacacagtttCTACTGGTACAGGAATGGCCGATACAGCAGATCTACCAATGACACCTCTTTTATGCTCGACTCCACCCGTCCATCTAATGGGGGAAGCTACTCCTGTCGAGTGTATGAGAGTTTATCCCGCTCTCCCCCAGTGT GTGTATTGGGTAAAGAGTGTTGGGGTGTGACTTACAATCTTGATCATGTGTGTGCTCTGAAAGACTCATCGATTGATCTCTCCTGCTCATATAAACACCCTGCAGGCCACACAGTGATAAAATCAGTGTGGTTCATTAAAGTGCAGGCTGACGCTGAGGCTGTGGAtgtgagagaggatgaggagtatCGGGGCCgagtgcagtacacacacagctcccagAATAACTGTAGTCTGAGAATCACTaatctgacagagagagacgctcAAACATACAGATTCAGATTCTACACTCACCAGGACAAATACACCGGCCAACCTGGAGTCACTCTGTCTGTCACAG ATCTGAAGGTTACAGTATCAGACTCGGGTAGTGAACAAAAGACGCTGAGCTGCATCACCACCTGCACTCTGTCTAACAACCCCACTTACATCTGGTACAAGAACGGAGAGCGTGTGTCTGACTGTAAATCTGCCTCCTGCTCTGTAGCTGCAGTCAGTGGTGCGGTCAGTTACAGCTGTGCTGTTGAAGGCCATGAcagtctcctctctcctccagtgt gtgtacTGGGTCAAGACTGTTGGGGTGTGACTTACACTCCTGATCATGTGTGTGCTCTGAAAGACACATCTATTGATCTCTCCTGCTCTTATAAACACCCTGCGGGCCTCACAGTGATAAAATCAGTGTGGTTCATTAAAGAACAGGCTGATGCTGAGGCTGTGGAtgtgagagaggatgaggagtatCAGGGCCgagtgcagtacacacacagctcccagAATAACTGTAGTCTGAGAATCACTaacctgacagagagagacgctcAAACATACAGATTCAGATTCTACACTGATGATCCTCAAGGCAAATACACCGGCCAACCTggagtctctctttctgtcacag aTCTGAAGATTACGGTATTAGACTCAGGTAGAGGACAAAAGACGCTGAGCTGCATCACCACCTGCACTCTGTCTAACAACCCCACTTACATCTGGTACAAGAACGGCCAGCGTGTGTCTGACTGTAAATCTGCCTCCTGCTCTGTAGCTGCAGTCAGTGGTGCGGTCAGTTACAGCTGTGCTGTTGAAGGCCATGAcagtctcctctctcctccagtgt ATTCCCCTAAAAACACCAGAGCAGTGGTTCTTTCCTCTGGAGACACAGTGGAGGGgggttcagtgactctgagctgtagcagtgatgcaaaccctcctgttctcaactacacctggtttaagcagagagcagatgcagacacactgctgacaaCAGGCCAGAATTACAGCATCAGCAACATCAGCTCCCAGCACAGCGGACTGTACTACTGCACTGCTCGCAACCAGCTGGGACAGCACAACTCTACACCAACACACCTGGACGTGTTACGTAAGCGCAGTGTCAGTCTtctatgtaactataaagaggATGTCTTAAGCAAAATTAACTGA